CGCGAAGAAGGCAGGTGGTCAGGCCGATACGGCTCTGCGGCTACGGAACAAAAAGTCTATTTGGGTTATGTGGTCAACTATTTTGCCAAGCCGAAGGTCGGGCAGTTCGCCATCGAAAACGGTGAGCTGAAATTGGGTGACAAAATCGCCGTCATCGGGCCGACGACGGGATACCAGGAGCGCATTGTTCGCGAGTTATATGTGAACGAGCGGCCGGCCGAGCGCGCCGAAAAAGGAGACGATGTCACGCTGCCGTTTGACGTCAAGCTGCGGCGGAACGACAAGCTGTATGCACTCAGACCACGAACGGATTGGCAGTCTGAACCAATAAAATAGGGTGAAACACATGAGCAGGTTAAACATCATTCGGCGTAAAAGCTTTATTGGTCTCTTGATTCTTCCCCTGCTCTTTTCCTGCACCCGCGATTTTTCGCCTACGGCGGAATCGCAATTGGTGTATCGCGTTTCCTTAGCCGTCGACGATCCACAGGGCAAACGAAAAAGCAGCTATGAACTTGTCGCTCACCACAGTCGGTATGATTTTCTTCTTGAATGCGCCTTTGACCGTCCCTGCTGGAAGGAAGTCGCCGACGCAAAGGACCTGCCGCTGAATGAAGCTTGGCAAAAACTGACGACGTGGGAATTCGATCGTTACGATTATGACTTGATTGTGCTTGCGGTGCCGGACCCTTCGCATTTCGTCCGCCTACTCGGCAATACCTGGAAGGATGGTAAACGTCTCCTCGAATTCGGAGTTTATCGCAACGAGAATGCAGGGGCGGTGCCGATGGTGGTTGTCGCGGAGAATTTTCTTTTTCGGTATTAGAATCAACGGAGCGAAAGGAAAGAGATCGACTATGAAAATGGTTAGGCGTTGGTTGGCTCTGAGTTTGATTTGCCTCTCGATGGCCGGATGCGGTAAAAAATCGCCGATTCCGGTGGAAAAATTCGGCAAGCTGCCGGACGGCCGGGCGGTTAAAGTCTATACTCTTAAAAATGCCAACGGCATGACGGCCAAGGTGATGAACTATGGCGCGACGCTCATTTCGCTAAAGGTCGCCGACAACATGGGACAGTTTTCAGAAGTTACCCTCGGTTTTGATTCTTTGGCCGGTTACCTCCGTCATCCCCGTTTCGGCTCGATCGTCGGCCGTTACGGTAACCGCATTGCTAAAGGCAAGTTCTCCCTCAACGGCCAAGAGTACACTCTGGCAGTGAACAACGGCCCCAACCATCTGCACGGCGGAAAAGAAGGATTTGATAAGAAAATTTGGAAAGCCGAGCCGTTCATCGGCAAGGAAGGCGAAGCGGTCGCCTTTACCTATATCAGCGCCGACGGCGAAGAGGGTTATCCCGGCAGGTTAACGGTCAAGGTAACCTATACCGTGCGTGCCGACAATTGCCTCAAGATCGATTACGAGGCAACGACCACCAAACCGACGGTGCTCAACCTGACGAATCACACTTATTTCAATCTAAAGGACGCGGGAAAAAGCGACGTACTGGGTCATTTCATCAAGATCAACGCCTCGCGCTACACGCCGATCGACGAGACCAAGATTCCCACCGGCGAACTGGCGCCCGTCGAGGGGACGCCGTTCGACTTTCGCAGGCCGCAGGCCATCGGCACGCATATTCATGACGATCATCCCCAGATCAAATATGCGGGCGGCTATGATCACAACTGGGTTCTCGACGAAGCCAGCACCTTCAAGCATGTGGCCACGGTCTTTGAGCCGACCAGCGGCCGCGTCTTGAATGTGATTACGACCGAACCCGGCGTGCAGTTTTACACCGGCAATTTCATGAACGGGTTTGCGGGCAGGGACGGCGCCGTTTATCAACCGTTCCACGGCTTTTGCCTCGAAACGC
This window of the candidate division KSB1 bacterium genome carries:
- a CDS encoding galactose mutarotase — encoded protein: MKMVRRWLALSLICLSMAGCGKKSPIPVEKFGKLPDGRAVKVYTLKNANGMTAKVMNYGATLISLKVADNMGQFSEVTLGFDSLAGYLRHPRFGSIVGRYGNRIAKGKFSLNGQEYTLAVNNGPNHLHGGKEGFDKKIWKAEPFIGKEGEAVAFTYISADGEEGYPGRLTVKVTYTVRADNCLKIDYEATTTKPTVLNLTNHTYFNLKDAGKSDVLGHFIKINASRYTPIDETKIPTGELAPVEGTPFDFRRPQAIGTHIHDDHPQIKYAGGYDHNWVLDEASTFKHVATVFEPTSGRVLNVITTEPGVQFYTGNFMNGFAGRDGAVYQPFHGFCLETQHFPDSPNHANFPSTVLNPEQVFRSSTLYKFSVAGVSFEVRNIFF